In Archangium violaceum, the following are encoded in one genomic region:
- a CDS encoding type III pantothenate kinase, with amino-acid sequence MLLAIDVGNTNTVLGVYEGKRLLDHWRLETSARRTSDEYGILLRQLFQSSGIDPDGVKAVAVSSVVPPLQFNLERMSERYFKTRPMFVGPGVKTGMPILYDNPREVGADRIVNAVAAYDKHHRGLIVVDFGTATTLDAVTPRGEYLGGAICPGINISMEALFQNASKLPRVELARPPHVVGRNTVHSIQSGLFYGYVGMVDGICTRMQAELGFEVRVVATGGLAPLVASESKLIHEVDEFLTLEGLRIIYGRNHAA; translated from the coding sequence ATGCTTCTCGCCATCGACGTCGGCAACACCAACACGGTCCTCGGGGTGTACGAAGGCAAGCGCCTCCTGGACCATTGGCGCCTGGAGACGAGCGCCCGCCGCACCTCGGATGAGTACGGCATCCTGCTGCGCCAGCTCTTCCAGTCCAGTGGCATCGACCCGGACGGGGTGAAGGCGGTGGCGGTGTCCAGCGTGGTGCCGCCGCTGCAGTTCAACCTGGAGCGGATGAGCGAGCGCTACTTCAAGACGCGCCCCATGTTCGTCGGGCCCGGCGTGAAGACGGGCATGCCCATCCTCTATGACAACCCGCGCGAGGTGGGCGCCGACCGCATCGTCAACGCGGTGGCCGCCTACGACAAGCACCACCGCGGCCTCATCGTCGTGGACTTCGGCACCGCCACCACCCTCGACGCGGTGACGCCCAGGGGCGAGTACCTCGGCGGCGCCATCTGCCCCGGCATCAACATCTCCATGGAGGCGCTCTTCCAGAACGCCTCCAAGCTGCCCCGCGTGGAGCTCGCCCGGCCTCCGCACGTGGTGGGCCGCAACACCGTGCACTCCATCCAGTCCGGTCTCTTCTACGGCTACGTGGGCATGGTGGATGGCATCTGCACCCGCATGCAGGCGGAGCTCGGCTTCGAGGTGCGGGTGGTGGCCACGGGCGGTCTGGCACCCCTGGTGGCCAGCGAGTCCAAGCTCATTCACGAAGTCGACGAGTTCCTCACGCTCGAGGGCCTCCGCATCATCTACGGAAGGAATCACGCCGCATGA
- a CDS encoding anti-sigma factor family protein, which yields MTCQELDSILYPYLDGEFQPDERLEVEAHLTGCAECARRVNEEARMLQSLRRAARQAMETPRAPDALRARIHGGIRQEQRQVQQTLWLRASAAALVMMTAGGAWMALRPEREHRFMEDAARRHAKKLPAEIAGASHENVEAWFDGKLDHRVSVPRLPNAKLSGARISNVTDRPAAYISYERNTEKEGSPTKRIGLFVFDDAHREVQAPPLPSVQVGSSLGYNVAMWREGEVVYELVTDLDETDIRRMLAEQGATGGKPSRPVSPDVAAMPVSLQP from the coding sequence ATGACCTGCCAGGAACTCGATTCAATCCTCTACCCGTACCTCGACGGTGAGTTTCAACCCGACGAGCGGCTGGAAGTGGAAGCGCACCTCACCGGATGTGCCGAGTGCGCGCGGCGAGTGAATGAAGAGGCGCGGATGCTGCAGTCGCTGCGCCGCGCCGCGCGGCAGGCCATGGAGACGCCCCGGGCCCCGGACGCCCTGCGCGCCCGCATCCACGGCGGCATCCGCCAGGAACAGCGCCAGGTGCAGCAGACCTTGTGGTTGCGCGCGAGCGCCGCCGCCCTGGTGATGATGACGGCTGGCGGCGCGTGGATGGCGCTGCGGCCCGAGCGGGAGCACCGCTTCATGGAGGACGCCGCGCGGCGGCACGCCAAGAAGCTGCCGGCGGAGATCGCCGGCGCCTCGCACGAGAACGTGGAGGCGTGGTTCGACGGGAAGCTGGATCACCGTGTCTCGGTGCCGCGACTGCCCAACGCGAAGCTGTCGGGCGCGCGCATCTCCAACGTGACGGATCGCCCCGCCGCCTATATCAGCTACGAGCGCAACACGGAGAAGGAAGGCTCTCCGACCAAACGCATCGGCCTGTTCGTCTTCGACGACGCGCACCGCGAGGTGCAGGCCCCTCCCCTGCCCTCCGTGCAGGTGGGCTCGAGCCTCGGCTACAACGTGGCCATGTGGCGCGAGGGAGAGGTCGTCTACGAGCTGGTGACGGACCTCGACGAGACGGACATCCGCCGCATGCTCGCCGAGCAGGGTGCTACAGGTGGCAAGCCCTCGCGCCCGGTGTCGCCGGACGTGGCGGCCATGCCCGTGTCGCTGCAGCCCTGA
- a CDS encoding response regulator yields MSKNILIVESDTALSANLREALEARGFAVQETTDGKGSVEQIRRDRPELVVLAVDLSAGQNGYLICGKLKKDDDLKTIPIVIIGNPDGFAQHRKLKAHADDYVAKPVNPDELVERVGTLIGFPELPPGEVVDDGLAFGGLDGLGEEPVQGEELAIEGEPLESHGDELAMLDNDNPFGDSDPPVTGSLEEPVEAPPELSSPEDDFSGLDSLDGDSDNALDELSADNDRTVVGYMPPAPTPAPTPAPTPVARPSLSTPAVTRPTATPAPAPVVAPTPTRPAITAPATPTPRLATSTPAAPAMSAADAAELRNLRARVAELESALEDSRNQASTAESRVQELESELETKTTELETAKASVGKNDSATLALREASNRKDREILRLKSELNQKEQEIVEQQDRLLALEQQANGATDEIARRDAELKTLKTKADQLMVERRRVEQQLTAAKEEARGATARATAMQAEVEQYQAQAGEVEELRARADQLDAELAASRSEAESLRAELDAVKEQSGQEADELRKRIAEMEESVARNEDRVARLYTRIKSDEKLREKTKKALAIATQLLEEQPALEDDEEAVA; encoded by the coding sequence ATGTCCAAGAACATCCTCATCGTCGAAAGCGACACCGCCCTCTCCGCGAACCTGCGTGAGGCCCTGGAGGCCCGCGGCTTCGCGGTGCAGGAGACCACCGACGGCAAGGGCAGCGTGGAGCAGATCCGCCGCGACCGGCCGGAGCTGGTGGTGCTCGCGGTGGATCTGTCGGCGGGCCAGAATGGCTACCTCATCTGCGGCAAGCTGAAGAAGGACGACGATCTCAAGACGATCCCCATCGTCATCATCGGCAACCCGGACGGTTTCGCGCAGCACCGCAAGCTCAAGGCGCACGCGGACGACTACGTCGCCAAGCCGGTGAACCCCGACGAGCTGGTGGAGCGCGTGGGCACGTTGATCGGCTTCCCCGAGCTGCCTCCGGGTGAGGTCGTCGACGACGGGCTGGCCTTTGGCGGCCTGGACGGGCTGGGCGAGGAGCCGGTGCAGGGCGAGGAGCTCGCCATCGAGGGCGAGCCGCTGGAGAGCCACGGCGACGAGCTGGCGATGCTCGACAACGACAACCCCTTCGGGGACTCGGATCCGCCCGTGACGGGCAGCCTCGAGGAGCCGGTGGAGGCCCCGCCGGAGCTGAGCTCGCCCGAGGACGACTTCTCCGGTCTGGACAGCCTGGACGGTGATTCCGACAACGCGCTGGACGAGCTCAGCGCGGACAATGACCGGACGGTGGTGGGCTACATGCCTCCGGCGCCCACTCCGGCGCCGACGCCGGCCCCGACTCCGGTGGCGCGCCCCTCCCTGTCGACCCCGGCCGTGACGCGGCCGACGGCGACTCCGGCTCCCGCGCCGGTGGTGGCCCCCACGCCGACCCGCCCCGCGATCACCGCGCCCGCCACGCCCACGCCGCGGCTAGCCACGAGCACGCCCGCGGCCCCGGCCATGTCGGCGGCGGACGCGGCCGAGCTGCGAAACCTGCGCGCCCGCGTGGCCGAGCTGGAGAGTGCCCTGGAGGACTCGCGCAACCAGGCCAGCACCGCGGAGTCGCGGGTGCAGGAGCTGGAGTCCGAGCTGGAGACGAAGACCACGGAGCTGGAGACGGCGAAGGCTTCCGTTGGAAAGAACGACTCCGCCACCCTGGCGCTGCGCGAGGCCTCCAACCGCAAGGATCGGGAGATCCTGCGGCTGAAGTCGGAGCTGAACCAGAAGGAGCAGGAGATCGTCGAGCAGCAGGATCGGCTGCTGGCGCTGGAGCAGCAGGCCAACGGGGCCACGGACGAGATCGCCCGCCGGGACGCGGAGCTGAAGACGCTGAAGACGAAGGCGGACCAGCTGATGGTGGAGCGGCGCCGGGTGGAGCAGCAGCTGACGGCGGCCAAGGAAGAGGCGCGAGGCGCCACGGCGCGCGCGACGGCGATGCAGGCGGAGGTGGAGCAGTACCAGGCGCAGGCGGGCGAGGTGGAGGAGCTGAGGGCGCGAGCGGATCAGCTGGACGCGGAGCTGGCGGCGTCGAGGAGCGAGGCGGAGAGCCTGAGGGCGGAGCTGGACGCGGTGAAGGAGCAGTCGGGCCAGGAGGCGGACGAGCTGCGCAAGCGCATCGCGGAGATGGAGGAGTCGGTGGCGCGCAACGAGGACCGGGTGGCGCGGCTCTACACGCGCATCAAGTCCGACGAGAAGCTGCGCGAGAAGACGAAGAAGGCGTTGGCGATCGCCACGCAGCTCCTGGAGGAGCAGCCGGCGCTCGAGGACGACGAGGAAGCGGTGGCCTGA
- a CDS encoding biotin--[acetyl-CoA-carboxylase] ligase, with protein MGVVENAEQTQEELILGFLADGRDEYTSGEALSAKLGLSRTAVWKHVQALRGKGYRIDAVPARGYRLVDVPDRLTPLELSPLLSTHHLGQSIHFHESLPSTNEAAFRLAADGAEHGEVVVTEQQTAGKGRRGRVWVSPKGLNLYFSAILRPELPPQRAPELTLVAAVALAEALRETDAEALIKWPNDVQIGGRKVAGILTELSAEPERVHFVVLGIGVNLNAGPEDFPPEVATTATSLAQALGRRVNRALFTASLWGRLEEWLDLHHEVGFDPVRQRWKELSSTLRQEVLVRTDRSELRGVAEDIDASGALLVRTAEGSLERVLAGDVEQLRPR; from the coding sequence ATGGGAGTCGTGGAGAACGCCGAGCAGACGCAGGAGGAGCTCATCCTCGGCTTCCTCGCGGACGGGCGGGACGAGTACACCTCGGGAGAGGCGCTCTCCGCCAAGCTCGGGCTGTCGCGCACCGCCGTGTGGAAGCACGTGCAGGCGCTGCGCGGCAAGGGCTACCGCATCGATGCCGTGCCCGCGCGGGGCTATCGCCTGGTGGACGTGCCGGATCGGCTCACGCCGCTGGAGCTGTCGCCGCTGTTGTCCACCCACCACCTCGGGCAGAGCATCCACTTCCACGAGTCGCTGCCCTCCACCAACGAGGCCGCCTTCCGGCTGGCCGCGGACGGGGCGGAGCACGGCGAGGTGGTCGTCACCGAGCAGCAGACGGCGGGCAAGGGCCGCCGGGGCCGCGTCTGGGTGTCGCCCAAGGGACTGAACCTGTACTTCTCCGCCATCCTCCGGCCTGAGCTGCCACCCCAGCGCGCCCCCGAGCTCACCCTGGTGGCAGCCGTGGCCCTGGCCGAGGCGCTGCGCGAGACCGATGCCGAGGCCCTCATCAAGTGGCCCAACGACGTGCAGATCGGTGGCCGCAAGGTGGCGGGCATCCTCACCGAGCTGTCCGCGGAGCCGGAGCGGGTGCACTTCGTGGTGCTCGGCATCGGGGTGAACCTCAACGCGGGCCCAGAGGACTTCCCGCCCGAGGTGGCCACCACCGCCACCTCGCTCGCCCAGGCACTGGGCCGGCGCGTCAACCGCGCCCTCTTCACCGCCTCCCTCTGGGGCCGCCTGGAGGAGTGGTTGGACCTGCACCACGAGGTGGGCTTCGACCCGGTGCGCCAGCGTTGGAAGGAGCTGTCCTCCACGCTCCGCCAGGAGGTGCTGGTGCGTACCGACCGGTCGGAATTGCGCGGTGTGGCTGAAGACATCGACGCGTCGGGTGCACTCCTGGTGCGGACGGCGGAGGGCTCGCTGGAGCGTGTCCTCGCCGGGGATGTGGAGCAGCTTCGGCCCCGCTAG